Proteins found in one Hypericibacter terrae genomic segment:
- the thrC gene encoding threonine synthase: MRYISTRGAAPTLKFDEVLLAGLASDGGLYVPESWPQISAAELRRWRGLSYADLAIRVMSPFIGDTVPQAAFERMVRDAYATFDHPAVVPMKQLGERLWSMELFHGPTLAFKDLALQLVGRLYDNVLASHNARVTIVGATSGDTGSAAIEACRDRKSIEIFILHPEGRVSAVQRRQMTTVPSKNVHNLAIQGSFDDCQDLVKAMFNDRPFREAHKLGAVNSINWARIMAQIVYYFRAGLELGAPDRSLRFSVPTGNFGNVYAGYAARQMGLPIEKFIVASNRNDILTRFFASGRMEILGVEPSLSPSMDIQVSSNLERLLFDLYGRDGKALAADMENFRERKSLTLAPERHQAALQWFQGFRLSDEGTLSEIGRLHRLTGELIDPHSAIGIAAAVEAAKTGETPVVALATAHPAKFAEAVKRATGVEPLLPPHLADLMTNPERFERLPNDLGAVEAHIKRRLAEEVHA; the protein is encoded by the coding sequence TTGCGCTATATCTCGACCCGCGGTGCTGCGCCGACGCTGAAATTCGACGAGGTCCTGCTCGCGGGCCTCGCCAGCGATGGCGGACTCTATGTGCCGGAAAGCTGGCCGCAGATCTCGGCCGCGGAGCTGCGCCGCTGGCGCGGGCTCTCCTATGCCGATCTCGCGATCCGCGTGATGTCGCCCTTCATCGGCGACACGGTTCCCCAGGCCGCCTTCGAGCGCATGGTGCGCGACGCCTATGCCACCTTCGATCATCCGGCCGTGGTGCCGATGAAGCAGCTGGGCGAGCGGCTCTGGTCGATGGAGCTGTTCCATGGGCCCACGCTTGCCTTCAAGGATCTGGCGCTGCAGCTCGTGGGCCGGCTCTACGACAATGTGCTGGCCTCGCACAATGCGCGCGTCACCATCGTCGGCGCCACCTCGGGCGATACCGGCTCGGCCGCGATCGAGGCCTGCCGCGACCGCAAGAGCATCGAGATCTTCATCCTCCATCCCGAGGGCCGCGTCTCCGCCGTGCAGCGCCGGCAGATGACGACGGTGCCGTCGAAGAATGTCCATAACCTCGCGATCCAGGGCTCGTTCGACGATTGCCAGGATCTGGTCAAGGCGATGTTCAACGACCGGCCGTTCCGCGAGGCGCATAAGCTGGGCGCGGTCAACTCGATCAACTGGGCCCGCATCATGGCCCAGATCGTCTATTACTTCCGCGCCGGCCTCGAGCTGGGCGCGCCCGATCGCAGCCTGCGTTTCTCTGTGCCGACCGGCAATTTCGGCAATGTCTATGCCGGCTATGCGGCGCGCCAGATGGGGCTGCCGATCGAGAAGTTCATCGTCGCCTCCAACCGCAACGACATCCTCACGCGCTTCTTCGCGTCGGGCAGGATGGAGATCCTCGGCGTCGAGCCCTCCTTGAGCCCCTCGATGGATATCCAGGTCTCGAGCAATCTCGAGCGGCTGCTGTTCGACCTCTATGGCCGCGACGGCAAGGCGCTGGCGGCCGACATGGAGAATTTCCGCGAACGGAAATCCCTGACGCTCGCGCCGGAGCGCCACCAGGCGGCGCTGCAATGGTTCCAGGGGTTCCGGCTGTCGGACGAGGGCACGCTCTCCGAGATCGGGCGGCTCCACCGCCTGACTGGCGAGCTTATCGATCCGCACAGCGCCATCGGCATCGCCGCCGCGGTCGAGGCCGCCAAGACCGGCGAGACGCCGGTGGTGGCGCTGGCGACGGCGCATCCGGCCAAATTCGCCGAGGCGGTCAAGCGGGCCACTGGTGTCGAACCCCTGCTGCCCCCACATCTGGCTGACCTGATGACCAATCCCGAGCGGTTCGAGCGCCTGCCGAACGATCTCGGCGCGGTCGAAGCCCATATCAAACGGCGTCTCGCCGAAGAGGTCCATGCATGA
- a CDS encoding M16 family metallopeptidase, translating to MSEDSVRVTKLDNGFTIASDAMTSVETVSIGVWSAVGTRHESPEINGVSHMLEHMAFKGTERRSAKDIAVEMESVGASINAYTTRERTAYYAKLLSDDLPLGLDILADILQHSVFDPGELERERTVILQEIGQAEDTPDDIVFDHFQAAAYPDQPMGRPVLGTEETVKRLKRGDLQGYLRGSYGPERLVLAAAGRVDHDFLVERAKALFTDLPQGRPAATAPARYAGGDHRAERDLEQVHLVLGFEGVGYLHDDYYVQSVLSTLYGGGMSSRLFQEVRENRGLVYSIYSFASSYDDGGLFAVYAGTGEGEAGEVLPLIVEELRRLPEGLTEEEIRRAKAQIRADLLMARESTSARAEHLAQQLQAYGRPLPTAELLQRIEAVDRAALARFARQLAASPPTLAALGPVGKLPSAKRVAEAFAA from the coding sequence ATGAGTGAAGACAGCGTCCGCGTGACGAAGCTCGATAACGGCTTCACCATCGCCTCCGATGCGATGACGAGCGTGGAGACCGTATCGATCGGCGTCTGGAGCGCCGTCGGCACCCGCCATGAGTCGCCCGAGATCAACGGCGTCTCGCATATGCTGGAACATATGGCCTTCAAGGGCACCGAGCGGCGCAGCGCCAAGGACATCGCGGTCGAAATGGAATCGGTCGGCGCCTCGATCAACGCCTATACGACGCGCGAGCGCACCGCCTATTACGCCAAGCTCCTGTCGGACGATCTGCCGCTGGGCCTCGATATCCTCGCCGACATCCTGCAGCATTCGGTCTTCGATCCGGGCGAGCTCGAGCGCGAGCGCACCGTGATCCTGCAGGAGATCGGCCAGGCCGAGGACACGCCCGACGACATCGTGTTCGATCATTTCCAGGCCGCGGCCTATCCCGATCAGCCGATGGGCCGCCCGGTGCTGGGCACCGAGGAGACCGTGAAGCGCCTGAAGCGCGGCGATCTGCAAGGCTACCTGCGCGGCAGCTACGGCCCCGAGCGGCTGGTACTGGCGGCGGCGGGTCGCGTCGATCACGATTTCCTGGTCGAGCGCGCCAAGGCGCTCTTCACCGATCTGCCGCAGGGCCGTCCGGCGGCCACGGCGCCGGCGCGCTATGCCGGCGGCGATCATCGCGCCGAGCGCGACCTCGAGCAGGTGCATCTGGTGCTGGGCTTCGAGGGCGTCGGCTATCTGCATGACGACTATTATGTGCAGTCCGTGCTCTCGACCCTCTATGGCGGCGGTATGTCCTCGCGCCTGTTCCAGGAGGTGCGGGAGAATCGCGGCCTGGTCTATTCGATCTATTCCTTCGCCTCGTCCTATGACGATGGCGGCCTGTTCGCGGTCTATGCGGGCACGGGCGAGGGCGAGGCTGGCGAGGTCCTTCCCCTGATCGTCGAGGAGCTGCGCCGCCTGCCCGAGGGGCTGACGGAGGAGGAGATCCGCCGCGCCAAGGCGCAGATCCGCGCCGACCTGCTGATGGCGCGCGAAAGCACCAGCGCACGGGCCGAGCATCTGGCCCAGCAGCTCCAGGCCTATGGCCGACCCCTGCCCACAGCGGAACTGCTGCAGCGCATCGAGGCGGTCGACCGTGCCGCCCTGGCCCGGTTCGCGCGCCAGCTGGCGGCGAGCCCGCCGACCCTGGCGGCGTTGGGACCGGTCGGCAAGCTGCCGAGCGCCAAGCGCGTCGCCGAGGCTTTCGCAGCCTAG
- a CDS encoding GNAT family N-acetyltransferase, whose translation MLWSRRALLPSGYGARLEGQGVYLRPPARLDYVPWRDLRESSRDFLVRWEPTWTAEAHARGTFVRRVRYAGEEWRTDQSYSFLIFRREDDALLGGITLGQVRRGVAQTASLGYWIGAGHARRGYMSEALGCVVSYGFGELGLHRIEAACLPHNEASRGLLLKLGFREEGRAREYLRIDGRWQDHLLFGLLAGDNWRKRT comes from the coding sequence ATGCTGTGGAGTCGTCGCGCCCTTTTGCCATCGGGCTATGGCGCCCGGCTGGAAGGGCAGGGTGTCTATCTGCGCCCGCCGGCCCGGCTGGATTACGTGCCCTGGCGGGACTTGCGCGAGAGCTCGCGCGATTTCCTGGTGCGCTGGGAACCGACCTGGACCGCCGAGGCCCATGCCCGCGGCACCTTCGTGCGGCGCGTCAGATATGCCGGCGAGGAATGGCGCACCGACCAGAGCTACAGCTTCCTGATCTTCCGGCGCGAGGATGACGCGCTCCTTGGCGGCATCACGCTGGGCCAGGTCCGGCGCGGCGTCGCCCAGACCGCAAGCCTCGGCTACTGGATCGGCGCCGGTCACGCGCGCCGCGGCTATATGAGCGAGGCGCTCGGCTGCGTCGTCTCCTACGGCTTCGGCGAGCTGGGACTGCACCGCATCGAAGCCGCCTGCCTGCCGCACAACGAGGCCAGCCGCGGCTTGCTGCTCAAGCTGGGTTTCCGGGAAGAAGGCCGCGCCCGCGAATATTTACGCATCGACGGGCGCTGGCAGGACCATCTGCTGTTCGGCCTGCTCGCCGGCGACAATTGGCGGAAGAGAACGTAA